From Brochothrix thermosphacta DSM 20171 = FSL F6-1036, a single genomic window includes:
- a CDS encoding BppU family phage baseplate upper protein gives MTVYQFKLSTTAVANQVELIRVRQDDDESQIFRATIFEDGKVKNLNGVSAEFNMVDAQHHIVVDDARIVDATNGIVEYQLRKEAMLSVGRCNAYFSFKSNKEVVYSTKDFNYNVIWSALSSPMHQGCDYVWTASDLIDSLKDWIEHAMGDFDDWFESVKEILASIDPGGVILNELLELKKKMAEIELKENTLDLKNSEVFFYSDLGLASNTIPGCFAIDDQRDYIYTYQSSTDIPTVTRTNSNGVYLDKMDIPNGKDMKSLGCDFAQGVANLWVEVGADLVRFTYTPGGNLDTSVNKTKITFDGSVNRKRFGVSIDNYQGVVSCIVDEMIVVYSLKDIGQQPIKSIKIDSDIMSSLCGFHYFDNKAFVLSSENSVRNPTYITTYTEDGRVINYKIDVFGDIEEEHYSTVRYPNGIQLLKNRTTNKLSLVFSVTRGRIGFRETQLFALHQKGNDLKRLFNLAQFGQNYRMMSSSGRSQLISEGTTELKNITRPGYYYITVDLATKLKDIPMHTGKHGYFLEVQPTNNWGIFIQTLKRNAQGTTVMTFERVINPSSNIIGEWNLSQGRMPNKISYWDETTKVLSSVRYPIEYYITSTEFNKLNDIPTEFKTGAGYWIEISTLGTNNAVVQTITKNGLSGFFQAKRIVSDEKIGEFKVL, from the coding sequence ATGACAGTATATCAATTTAAGTTAAGTACAACAGCTGTTGCGAATCAAGTGGAATTAATTAGAGTGAGACAAGATGATGATGAATCACAAATTTTCCGTGCAACGATCTTTGAAGATGGAAAAGTGAAAAATTTAAACGGCGTATCCGCAGAATTTAATATGGTTGATGCACAGCACCATATTGTGGTTGATGACGCACGAATTGTGGACGCGACAAATGGTATTGTGGAATATCAATTGCGTAAAGAGGCGATGTTATCTGTTGGGCGTTGTAATGCTTATTTTAGTTTTAAATCAAATAAAGAAGTAGTGTATAGTACAAAAGATTTTAACTACAACGTCATTTGGTCAGCATTATCTTCACCCATGCACCAAGGGTGTGATTATGTTTGGACGGCCAGTGATTTAATCGATTCATTAAAGGATTGGATTGAACATGCAATGGGTGATTTTGATGACTGGTTCGAATCAGTCAAAGAAATTTTAGCAAGCATTGATCCTGGCGGTGTAATCCTGAATGAACTGCTAGAGCTTAAGAAAAAAATGGCGGAAATTGAATTAAAAGAAAATACTTTAGATTTGAAAAATAGTGAAGTCTTTTTCTATAGTGATTTAGGATTAGCAAGTAATACAATTCCAGGGTGTTTCGCTATTGATGATCAAAGAGATTATATCTACACTTATCAATCTAGTACCGATATTCCAACGGTTACACGAACCAATTCAAACGGTGTATATCTTGATAAAATGGATATTCCTAATGGAAAGGATATGAAATCTTTAGGTTGTGATTTTGCACAAGGTGTAGCCAATTTATGGGTAGAAGTAGGTGCTGATTTAGTAAGATTCACATACACACCGGGTGGTAATCTAGATACATCAGTTAACAAAACAAAGATAACTTTTGATGGTTCAGTTAATAGAAAACGTTTTGGTGTATCTATTGATAATTACCAAGGAGTTGTTTCTTGTATCGTTGATGAAATGATTGTTGTTTATTCCCTCAAAGACATCGGACAGCAACCTATTAAAAGTATTAAAATTGACAGCGATATTATGAGTAGTTTATGTGGTTTTCATTATTTCGATAATAAAGCGTTTGTGTTATCATCTGAAAATTCAGTTAGAAACCCTACCTATATTACCACGTATACGGAAGACGGACGTGTAATAAATTATAAAATTGATGTTTTTGGGGATATTGAAGAAGAACATTATAGTACCGTAAGATATCCCAATGGTATTCAGCTTTTAAAAAATCGTACCACTAATAAACTTAGTTTGGTGTTCTCAGTAACTCGAGGAAGAATTGGTTTTAGAGAGACCCAGCTTTTTGCGTTGCATCAAAAGGGCAATGATCTTAAAAGATTATTCAATTTAGCTCAGTTTGGGCAAAATTATAGGATGATGTCTTCTTCAGGTAGAAGTCAATTAATTTCTGAGGGAACGACAGAATTAAAAAACATAACAAGACCTGGCTACTACTATATTACAGTTGATTTAGCAACTAAATTAAAAGATATTCCAATGCACACAGGAAAGCACGGCTATTTCCTTGAGGTGCAACCAACAAATAATTGGGGGATATTTATTCAAACATTAAAACGTAACGCACAGGGGACGACAGTAATGACATTTGAACGCGTCATTAATCCTAGCTCTAACATTATCGGTGAATGGAATTTGTCACAAGGTCGTATGCCAAATAAAATTAGTTATTGGGACGAAACAACAAAAGTATTGAGTTCTGTAAGATACCCTATCGAGTACTATATTACAAGCACAGAATTTAATAAACTTAATGATATTCCTACCGAATTTAAAACAGGTGCGGGTTACTGGATAGAAATTTCTACTTTAGGAACGAATAACGCAGTGGTACAAACAATTACAAAAAATGGATTGAGTGGATTCTTTCAGGCTAAGCGAATTGTTTCAGATGAAAAAATTGGAGAATTTAAAGTCTTATAA
- a CDS encoding M23 family metallopeptidase — protein sequence MPVAPGYQITSWFGNRDDPLNPGNIVTHKGMDFADKSGSPIFAAESGEVIASLPTASSGGFGEYIVIKHADDNCTGYGHLTTRMVNISKKVTKGQQIGTMGSTGQSTGPHLHFSVGADLWGPYQDPAPYLGLKRP from the coding sequence ATGCCAGTTGCACCAGGTTATCAAATCACTTCGTGGTTTGGCAATCGTGATGATCCATTGAATCCGGGAAATATAGTAACGCATAAAGGAATGGACTTTGCTGATAAAAGTGGAAGTCCTATTTTTGCGGCCGAAAGTGGTGAGGTTATTGCTTCGTTACCAACAGCATCAAGTGGTGGTTTTGGTGAATACATCGTTATCAAGCATGCCGATGATAATTGCACCGGTTATGGGCATTTAACGACAAGAATGGTTAATATCAGTAAAAAAGTAACAAAAGGGCAACAAATTGGAACAATGGGTTCAACAGGACAATCAACAGGCCCGCATTTGCACTTCTCTGTGGGAGCAGATTTGTGGGGACCCTATCAAGATCCTGCACCCTATTTAGGATTAAAAAGACCATAA